From one Brachypodium distachyon strain Bd21 chromosome 4, Brachypodium_distachyon_v3.0, whole genome shotgun sequence genomic stretch:
- the LOC100837290 gene encoding lectin, with product MAMTTTKLQQVVVLSTLLAAAALAPLTVHGAVDINLGVPCPKQCGREANNTVCGDNHCCSGDGFCGLGGNYCGSGCQSGACFTNNRCSETSPCPNNQCCSVYGYCGFGQDYCGSGCRNGPCRDDHSCEGGKLCPSNLCCRGKDKKCGLGGNYCSINGDQGCLSGACYDQRCSSAKPCSNGYCCSVHGYCGVGRAYCGGDGSLTLLNGLVCVLS from the coding sequence ATGGCCATGACGACAACGAAGCTTCAGCAGGTCGTCGTCCTCAGTACGCTGCTTGCTGCTGCGGCGCTGGCGCCGTTAACAGTACACGGCGCCGTGGACATCAATCTGGGCGTGCCATGCCCCAAGCAGTGCGGCAGAGAGGCCAACAACACCGTCTGCGGCGACAACCACTGCTGCAGCGGCGACGGCTTCTGCGGCCTGGGCGGCAACTACTGCGGCTCCGGGTGCCAGAGCGGCGCCTGCTTCACCAACAACCGCTGCAGCGAGACTTCTCCGTGCCCCAACAACCAGTGCTGCAGCGTCTACGGCTACTGCGGCTTCGGACAGGACTACTGCGGCAGCGGCTGCCGGAACGGGCCTTGCCGCGACGACCACTCCTGCGAAGGCGGGAAGCTGTGCCCTAGCAACCTCTGCTGCAGGGGCAAGGACAAGAAGTGCGGCCTCGGCGGGAACTACTGCAGCATCAATGGCGACCAGGGCTGCCTCAGCGGCGCCTGCTACGACCAGCGTTGCAGCTCCGCCAAGCCTTGCAGCAACGGCTACTGCTGCAGCGTGCACGGCTACTGTGGAGTAGGCAGGGCTTACTGCGGCGGTGACGGCAGTCTCACTCTCCTCAACGGCCTAGTCTGCGTGCTCTCTTAA
- the LOC104584429 gene encoding agglutinin isolectin 3, whose translation MMNTKALALGVAILALAAAAAQAQKCGKQGNGMECPNNLCCNQYGNCGLGIEYCSNGCQSGACYTSKRCGAQGNGASCPNNHCCSRWGNCGYGSEYCGAGCQGAPCRDDIKCGQLAAGKLCPNNLCCSQHGYCGLGSEYCGDGCQSGACSAEKLCGKQNGNQACGSDYCCSQYGSCGLGMNYCGQGCQSGSCYKTGLDGTIAFIMTNSTTQ comes from the coding sequence ATGATGAACACGAAGGCCCTCGCTCTCGGCGTCGCGatcctcgccctggccgcagcggcggcgcaggcgcagaAGTGCGGCAAGCAAGGCAACGGCATGGAGTGCCCCAACAACCTTTGCTGCAACCAGTACGGGAACTGCGGCCTCGGCATCGAATACTGCAGCAACGGGTGCCAAAGCGGCGCCTGCTACACCAGCAAGCGGTGCGGCGCCCAGGGCAACGGCGCCAGCTGCCCCAACAACCACTGCTGCAGCCGGTGGGGCAACTGCGGCTACGGCTCCGAGTACTGCGGCGCCGGCTGCCAGGGCGCGCCCTGCCGCGACGACATCAAGTGCGGCCAGCTCGCTGCAGGCAAGCTGTGTCCCAACAACCTCTGCTGCAGCCAGCATGGGTACTGTGGCCTCGGCTCCGAGTACTGCGGCGACGGCTGCCAGAGTGGCGCCTGCAGCGCCGAGAAGCTGTGCGGCAAGCAGAACGGCAACCAGGCTTGCGGCAGCGACTACTGCTGTAGCCAGTACGGGTCGTGTGGCCTCGGCATGAACTACTGTGGTCAAGGCTGCCAGAGCGGGAGCTGCTACAAGACTGGCTTGGACGGCACCATCGCCTTCATCATGACCAACTCCACCACCCAGTAA
- the LOC100836985 gene encoding agglutinin isolectin 3 codes for MKKTMNTKGTLLLSAFVLLTFTFATTTTNAQQCGEQGAGMECPNNLCCSQWGYCGLGAAYCDKGCQSGACYNSKRCGTQANGATCPNNHCCSKHGYCGFGQEYCGDGCQSGPCRADMKCGEQASGKVCANNMCCSQWGYCGLGSEFCGGNCQSGACSAEKPCGKQAGGKGCTNDYCCGADGKCGLGGNYCGRGCQNGGCYKSGGLFDDVDAMMSNSSVLLLPGEANME; via the coding sequence atgaagaagacgATGAACACCAAGGGTACCCTGCTGCTCAGCGCCTTCGTCCTCCTCACCTTCACCttcgccaccaccaccacaaaCGCCCAGCAGTGCGGCGAGCAGGGCGCCGGCATGGAGTGCCCCAACAACCTCTGCTGCAGCCAGTGGGGCTACTGCGGGCTCGGCGCCGCCTACTGCGACAAGGGCTGCCAGAGCGGCGCCTGCTACAACAGCAAGCGCTGCGGCACCCAGGCCAACGGCGCCACCTGCCCCAACAACCACTGCTGCAGCAAGCACGGCTACTGCGGCTTCGGCCAGGAGTACTGCGGCGACGGCTGCCAGAGCGGGCCGTGCCGGGCCGACATGAAATGTGGCGAGCAGGCCAGCGGCAAGGTATGTGCCAACAACATGTGTTGTAGCCAGTGGGGCTACTGCGGCCTCGGCTCCGAGTTCTGTGGCGGAAACTGTCAGAGTGGAGCTTGCAGCGCTGAGAAGCCATGCGGCAAGCAGGCCGGCGGGAAGGGGTGTACCAATGATTACTGCTGTGGGGCGGACGGGAAGTGTGGCCTTGGCGGGAACTATTGTGGGAGAGGCTGCCAGAACGGAGGCTGCTATAAGTCCGGCGGCTTGTTCGACGATGTCGATGCTATGATGAGTAACTCCTccgtgcttctccttcctggAGAAGCTAACATGGAGTAG
- the LOC100836672 gene encoding agglutinin isolectin 3 → MMKTKVLTLVVLAFAVAGANAQRCGEQGEGMECPNNLCCSQHGYCGLGGDYCGNGCQNGACYTSKRCGTQANGAICPNNHCCSQYGHCGFGQEYCGDGCQSGPCRANIKCGSQAGGKLCANNLCCSQYGYCGLGSEFCGENCQSGACSGSKQCGRQGGGRVCTNNYCCSQYGHCGLGGDYCGTGCQSGSCSSGLDAIAFIMNNSTTE, encoded by the coding sequence ATGATGAAAACCAAGGTCCTCACGCTTGTTGTCCTAGCCTTCGCCGTGGCGGGGGCGAACGCGCAGCGCTGCGGCGAGCAGGGCGAGGGTATGGAGTGCCCCAACAACCTCTGCTGCAGCCAGCACGGGTACTGCGGCCTCGGCGGTGACTACTGCGGCAACGGCTGCCAGAACGGCGCCTGCTACACCAGCAAGCGCTGCGGCACGCAGGCCAACGGCGCCATCTGCCCCAACAACCACTGCTGCAGCCAGTACGGCCACTGCGGCTTCGGCCAGGAGTACTGCGGCGACGGCTGCCAGAGCGGCCCCTGCCGCGCTAACATCAAGTGCGGCAGCCAGGCCGGCGGCAAGCTGTGCGCCAACAACCTCTGCTGCAGCCAGTACGGATACTGCGGCCTAGGCTCCGAGTTCTGCGGTGAGAACTGCCAGAGCGGCGCCTGCAGCGGCTCCAAGCAGTGCGGCAggcagggcggcggcagggtTTGCACCAACAACTATTGTTGCAGCCAGTACGGGCATTGCGGCCTCGGCGGGGACTACTGTGGTACAGGCTGCCAGAGCGGCAGCTGCTCCTCTGGCTTGGATGCCATCGCCTTTATCATGaacaactccaccaccgagTAA